The Drosophila mauritiana strain mau12 chromosome 2R, ASM438214v1, whole genome shotgun sequence genome has a segment encoding these proteins:
- the LOC117135924 gene encoding ubiquitin-like modifier-activating enzyme 1: MSSGQQLMADSAACSSSDHSPLAKKRRLELLGDGVGAMEMEEEEAGGATSSSSSNNYENHDKAGGVDISSKCQSETTSERQLELCVSSSTSDTCGVNAPTKRAEKQKPKQSQGSGDDVSTSSAVEKEGSKRPEKRNYLNTTTIESQEASSSASATSNSNNNVSSSNNNSNNSTNNRQLEGSSNMAGNSAAAGGDIDESLYSRQLYVLGHDAMRRMANSDILLSGLGGLGLEIAKNVILGGVKSITLHDTATCGLHDLSSQFYLTEADIGKNRAEASCAQLAELNNYVRTVSHTGPLTEEFLRKFRVVVLTNSDGEEQQRIAKFAHENGIALIIAETRGLFAKVFCDFGESFTIYDQDGTQPISTMIASITHDAQGVVTCLDETRHGFNDGDYVTFSEVQGMQELNGCQPLKITVLGPYTFSIGDTSKFGEYKSGGVATQVKMPKTISFKPLAQATEEPEFLISDFAKLDSPATLHVAFNALSCYRKAHNGALPRPWNDEDANSFLEVVRASSNVEVDEKLVLQFAKICSGNTCPLDAAVGGIVAQEVLKACSGKFTPIYQWLYFDALECLPTEGVEEADAQPVGSRYDSQIAIFGKKFQEKLADSKWFIVGAGAIGCELLKNFGMLGLGTGNGQIFVTDMDLIEKSNLNRQFLFRPHDVQKPKSMTAADAIKRMNPEVNVTAYELRVGAETEKVFSEDFFGKLDGVANALDNVDARIYMDRKCIFNRIPLVETGTLGTLGNVQVIVPFATESYSSSQDPPEKSIPICTLKNFPNAIEHTLQWARDAFEGVFKQSAENAAQYIADPQFTERIAKLPGIQPLEILDSIKKALIDDKPKSFAHCVEWARLYWEDQYVNQIKQLLFNFPPDQITSSGQPFWSGPKRCPDPLVFDVNDPMHLDFIYAGANLRAEVYGIEQVRNRETIKELVQKVKVPEFKPRSGVKIETNEAAAAASANNFDDGELDQDRVDKIITELLKNADKSSKITPLEFEKDDDSNLHMDFIVACSNLRAANYKIPPADRHKSKLIAGKIIPAIATTTSVLSGLAVLEVIKLIVGHRDLVKFKNGFANLALPFMAFSEPLPAAKNTYYGKEWTLWDRFEVTGELSLQEFLNYFEENEKLKITMLSQGVSMLYSFFMPKAKCSERLPLPMSEVVRRVSKRRLEPHERSLVFEICCNDVDGEDVEVPYVRYTLP, translated from the exons ATGTCGAGCGGTCAGCAATTGATGGCCGATTCGGCAGCCTGCAGCTCAAGTGACCATTCGCCGCTGGCCAAAAAGAGGCGTTTAGAGTTGTTGGGTGACGGAGTGGgggcaatggaaatggaagaGGAAGAAGCCGGCGGAGCAAcgagcagcagtagcagcaacaactacGAAAATCACGACAAAGCAGGCGGCGTTGACATTTCGAGCAAGTGCCAGAGCGAGACGACTAGCGAGCGCCAGCTGGAATTGTGCGTATCGTCGTCTACCTCTGACACATGCGGCGTTAATGCTCCGACGAAGCGAGCCGAAAAGCAGAAACCGAAACAGAGCCAAGGAAGCGGCGACGACGTTAGTACCTCGTCAGCAGTGGAAAAGGAAGGAAGCAAGCGGCCGGAGAAGCGCAATTACCTGAACACCACCACAATAGAATCGCAAGAAGCCTCCTCCAGTGCATCCGCCACTagtaacagcaacaacaacgtcagctcaagcaacaacaacagtaatAACAGCACCAATAACCGACAACTGGAAGGAAGCAGCAACATGGCTGGAAACAGTGCCGCCGCCGGCGGAGATATCGATGAATCGCTGTACTCGCGCCAATTGTACGTCCTGGGTCACGATGCGATGCGCCGGATGGCCAATTCGGATATCCTTCTGTCGGGACTGGGAGGACTCGGCCTGGAGATAGCCAAGAATGTGATTCTGGGCGGCGTGAAATCGATCACCTTGCATGACACAGCAACTTGTGGG CTCCATGACTTGTCGTCGCAATTCTATCTCACGGAAGCCGATATCGGCAAGAATCGTGCGGAGGCCTCTTGCGCCCAGTTGGCCGAGTTAAACAACTATGTGCGCACCGTTTCGCACACGGGGCCACTTACCGAGGAGTTCCTGCGCAAGTTTCGCGTTGTGGTGCTGACCAACTCCGACGGGGAGGAGCAGCAGAGAATTGCCAAGTTTGCCCATGAAAATGGCATTGCTCTGATCATCGCCGAGACGCGCGGACTGTTCGCCAAGGTGTTCTGTGACTTTGGTGAGAGCTTTACCATTTACGACCAGGATGGCACACAGCCGATCTCCACCATGATAGCTAGTATCACGCACGACGCACAGGGAGTCGTCACCTGCCTGGACGAGACGCGCCATGGCTTTAATGACGGCGACTACGTCACCTTTTCCGAGGTGCAGGGCATGCAGGAACTGAACGGCTGCCAGCCCCTTAAGATCACAGTGCTGGGACCCTACACCTTTAGCATCGGTGATACCAGCAAGTTTGGAGAATATAAGAGCGGAGGAGTGGCCACACAGGTGAAGATGCCCAAGACCATCAGCTTCAAGCCCCTGGCACAGGCCACTGAGGAGCCGGAGTTTTTGATCTCCGATTTTGCAAAGCTAGACTCGCCGGCCACGCTGCACGTGGCCTTCAATGCCCTCTCCTGCTACCGCAAGGCCCATAATGGAGCCTTGCCGCGTCCCTGGAACGATGAGGACGCCAACAGCTTCCTGGAGGTGGTCAGAGCCAGCAGCAACGTGGAAGTCGATGAAAAGCTGGTGCTGCAATTCGCCAAAATCTGCTCGGGTAATACGTGCCCGCTGGACGCGGCCGTTGGTGGAATTGTGGCCCAGGAGGTGCTTAAGGCCTGCAGTGGAAAATTCACACCCATCTACCAGTGGTTGTACTTCGACGCCCTGGAGTGTCTGCCCACAGAGGGTGTCGAGGAGGCGGATGCCCAGCCCGTGGGCTCGCGCTACGATTCTCAGATTGCCATATTTGGCAAGAAGTTCCAGGAGAAGTTGGCTGACTCGAAATGGTTCATTGTCGGCGCCGGAGCCATCGGTTGTGAGCTATTGAAAAACTTTGGAATGCTGGGCCTGGGAACTGGCAATGGCCAGATTTTCGTCACAGACATGGATCTCATCGAGAAGTCGAATCTGAACCGGCAGTTCCTGTTCCGCCCGCATGATGTGCAGAAGCCTAAATCAATGACGGCCGCCGACGCTATCAAACGGATGAATCCGGAGGTGAATGTCACCGCATACGAGTTGCGCGTTGGCGCCGAAACGGAGAAGGTCTTCTCCGAAGATTTCTTTGGAAAGCTGGATGGTGTAGCCAATGCGCTGGACAACGTGGATGCTCGCATATATATGGATCGCAAATGCATCTTCAACCGCATTCCGCTCGTCGAGACCGGAACTCTTGGAACTTTGGGCAACGTTCAGGTGATTGTGCCCTTTGCCACCGAATCTTACAGCTCCTCGCAGGATCCCCCAGAGAAGAGTATTCCCATCTGCACGCTGAAGAACTTCCCCAATGCTATCGAGCACACTCTGCAGTGGGCGCGTGACGCCTTCGAAGGTGTCTTCAAGCAGTCTGCAGAAAACGCTGCTCAGTACATCGCTGATCCTCAGTTCACCGAGCGAATCGCCAAGCTGCCTGGTATTCAGCCTCTGGAGATCCTCGATTCCATCAAG AAAGCCCTGATCGACGACAAACCCAAGAGCTTCGCCCACTGCGTTGAGTGGGCTCGTCTTTATTGGGAGGATCAATATGTTAACCAGATTAAGCAGCTGCTCTTTAACTTCCCACCTGATCAGATCACCTCCAGTGGTCAGCCGTTTTGGTCTGGTCCCAAGCGCTGCCCCGATCCCCTGGTCTTTGATGTCAACGATCCCATGCACCTCGACTTTATCTACGCGGGCGCCAATCTCCGAGCTGAGGTCTATGGCATTGAGCAGGTTCGCAATCGCGAGACGATCAAAGAGCTGGTGCAGAAGGTTAAG gTGCCCGAGTTTAAACCCCGTTCGGGCGTAAAAATCGAGACCAATGAGGCAGCAGCCGCCGCCTCGGCCAATAACTTCGATGACGGCGAGTTAGACCAGGATCGCGTCGACAAGATCATTACAGAGCTACTAAAGAACGCCGACAAAAGCTCCAAGATCACGCCACTTGAGTTTGAAAAGGACGACGACAGTAACTTGCACATGGACTTCATTGTGGCCTGCTCAAATCTACGCGCCGCCAACTACAAGATTCCGCCAGCGGATCGCCACAAGTCCAAGTTGATTGCTGGCAAAATCATACCTGCTATTGCCACCACCACGTCGGTGCTCTCTGGCTTGGCTGTGCTCGAGGTGATTAAGCTGATTGTCGGCCACCGGGATCTCGTAAAATTCAAGAATGGCTTTGCCAACCTGGCACTGCCGTTCATGGCCTTCTCTGAGCCGCTTCCTGCCGCCAAGAACACATACTACGGCAAGGAGTGGACGCTGTGGGACCGCTTTGAGGTGACCGGCGAGCTGTCGCTGCAGGAATTCCTTAACTACTTCGAGGAGAATGAAAAGCTAAAGATCACCATGCTCTCGCAGGGCGTGTCCATGCTGTACTCGTTCTTCATGCCCAAGGCCAAGTGCTCTGAGAGACTGCCGTTGCCCATGTCGGAGGTCGTGCGTCGCGTGTCCAAGCGTCGCCTGGAGCCGCACGAGCGATCCCTGGTTTTCGAGATCTGCTGCAACGATGTTGATGGCGAGGATGTGGAGGTGCCCTACGTCCGTTACACGCTGCCCTAA